One Vigna unguiculata cultivar IT97K-499-35 chromosome 11, ASM411807v1, whole genome shotgun sequence DNA window includes the following coding sequences:
- the LOC114168842 gene encoding LOB domain-containing protein 1-like — protein sequence MESSDTYTPTSSAPLSHSPTSSSSSPPPPPPPTVVMSPCAACKILRRRCAEKCVLAPYFPPTEPAKFTIAHRVFGASNIIKFLQELPESQRADAVTSMVYEASARIRDPVYGCAGAICQLQKQVNELQAQLAKSQAELVTMQLQQANLVALICMEMAQNPQESPQQSVDNFISTPPHSGGYQSGINNFFEDNTSPNSLWEPLWT from the exons ATGGAGAGCAGTGACACATACACCCCTACTTCCTCTGCCCCACTTTCTCACTCCCCcacttcctcttcttcctcacCACCACCTCCTCCACCTCCCACTGTTGTCATGAGCCCTTGTGCTGCATGCAAGATTTTGAGGAGAAGATGTGCTGAGAAATGTGTTCTCGCACCTTATTTCCCTCCCACTGAACCTGCCAAGTTTACCATTGCTCACCGTGTGTTTGGTGCCAGTAACATCATCAAGTTCCTACAG GAACTTCCAGAGTCTCAGAGGGCTGATGCAGTGACCAGCATGGTTTATGAGGCAAGTGCAAGAATAAGAGACCCTGTTTATGGTTGTGCAGGAGCAATTTGCCAGCTCCAGAAGCAGGTGAATGAACTTCAAGCACAATTGGCAAAGTCACAAGCTGAGCTTGTAACCATGCAACTTCAGCAAGCAAATCTTGTGGCTCTAATTTGCATGGAAATGGCACAGAATCCACAGGAATCACCACAACAATCAGTGGACAATTTCATTTCAACTCCTCCTCACAGTGGTGGCTATCAAAGTGGCATCAACAACTTCTTTGAGGACAACACTAGCCCAAACTCACTATGGGAGCCCCTTTGGACTTGA